In one bacterium genomic region, the following are encoded:
- a CDS encoding pentapeptide repeat-containing protein — MGRISRLQVVERVAGGAQLSGMSLYGINLSDLQLSGLEFRGTNLFRVNMQGVDASGSDFMDANLSRANISRASFHRANLERVNLFAANASETDFSQAMLSGARMGRGVFRMAKFVQADLRRAELERADLSEADLSKAMLGAAMLGRAKLIGCSLASSNLAHAFLREANLSKSNLTGADLTATDCKSANLSQCAASYANLRRANLTGVNMQNIILNEADLRQTSAENAIIKNAILVGADLKNSDFSGANFQRAELAFAQLDGCNFAGATFQAANLAEASGWHKAEWRGAVFNSASRLPPGFKDLVDGVIFI; from the coding sequence GTGGGCAGGATATCGAGACTACAAGTCGTCGAGCGCGTCGCCGGAGGAGCACAGCTTTCGGGGATGAGCTTATATGGCATAAACCTGTCGGACCTCCAGCTTTCTGGACTGGAGTTCAGAGGCACAAACCTGTTTCGCGTCAACATGCAGGGCGTTGATGCGTCCGGCTCGGACTTCATGGATGCCAATCTCTCCCGGGCCAACATATCTCGGGCCAGTTTCCACAGGGCGAACCTGGAGCGCGTGAACTTGTTTGCGGCCAACGCTTCCGAGACGGATTTCAGCCAGGCGATGCTTAGCGGCGCAAGGATGGGGCGCGGCGTTTTCAGGATGGCGAAATTCGTTCAGGCTGACCTTAGGCGGGCGGAGCTCGAACGGGCAGACCTGTCAGAGGCGGACCTATCTAAGGCGATGTTAGGCGCCGCGATGCTTGGCCGGGCCAAGCTCATCGGATGCTCACTCGCAAGCTCGAATCTAGCGCACGCGTTCCTAAGAGAGGCGAACCTGTCCAAATCAAACCTCACCGGCGCTGACCTGACCGCAACCGACTGCAAGAGCGCCAATCTCTCGCAGTGTGCTGCGAGCTATGCCAACCTGCGCCGTGCAAACCTAACCGGCGTCAACATGCAGAACATAATCCTCAACGAGGCGGACCTCAGGCAGACAAGCGCCGAGAACGCAATTATCAAGAATGCGATTCTTGTGGGGGCAGACCTGAAGAACTCGGACTTCTCGGGCGCCAACTTCCAACGTGCGGAGCTGGCCTTTGCCCAGCTGGACGGATGCAACTTCGCCGGTGCGACCTTCCAGGCCGCTAATCTTGCCGAGGCGTCGGGTTGGCACAAAGCCGAGTGGAGGGGGGCGGTCTTCAACTCTGCAAGCCGTCTGCCGCCGGGCTTCAAGGACCTAGTTGATGGCGTGATCTTCATCTGA